The genomic segment tttgcaccacagaccggtttatgtccgacaatattttcaccgAGCGGCCTTTAAGATGTCTTGGATtagtacaacaaaataaaacctgtACCAgtagcaaaaaaagaagatttattcataacacacgggaaaagacccagggaaacagagttaatgattaaaaaccctgaaaaccataaatttcacacctgagccatAACTCTCGCGGAccagtaccaaacgactcatggaccggtaccggtccgtggcccgggggttggggaccgctgttgtAGAGTATATGGTACTCCGTGTGGTACTTTAGTGTGGTGACCTCTGCTTGCTAGAAAGTGCATTTAATTTTATGTATAAATGTGCATCTTACAAAATGAGGATCCCATGGAAATTTTTATGCATACTTTCAGTCtaataaatatagaaattaaactgaaatattATGTTAACTTTAAATATGGCTCACGATTTGTGAACATCATAAATGCAGTTATGTCAGTTTAATAGAAAAGTTAAGCACGATCAAAAAAGGATTTCAAATACAGAAATATCCAGCTTCTGAAAAGTGTGTTCATTCTTGATTGTTGCTCCTTTGCATGAATTACTGCATCAGGTTGCCATGGAGGCAATCCGCTTGTGGGTCTGTTGAGTTGTTTCTGAAGCCCATGCTACTTTGATAGCTTGTCTGTATTGGATCAGGTGTTTCTCATCTTGGTCTTGACAAATACCTCTTTGATTCTCTGTGAGGGTTCAGGTCAAGTGAGTTGGCTGGCCCGTCTTGCACAGTAATAACATGGTCAGCAGACCATTTGGTACTAGTTTTGGCACTGTGTGAAGGTGCTGTGTCCTGCTgggaaaagaaaatcaacatCTCCATAAAGCTCGTCAGCAGATGGAAACTTGAAGCTCTCTAAAGCCTCCTTGAAGAAAGCTGCACTGACTTTGGAGttgataaaacacagtggaccaaCCATCAGCAACACCGGCAGATGATGTGGCATCTCAAACCATCACAGACTGCAGGAAATTCACTCTGGATTTCAGACACCTCGGCTTGTGTGCCTCTTTGCTGTCCCTCCAGACTCTTGGACCTTGATTTAGAAATAAAGAGCGAAAATTACTTTGATCTGAAAGAAGGGCCTCGGACCACTGCACAATAGTCCAGTAATTTTTCAGAGTGACCCAGGTAAGGTGCTTTTGACTTTGTCTGTCATCTTTGTTTGATCTTAGGAAGATCAAACCCCAGCCTCAGTCCACTCGTTCTCCAAAGCTCTTGAATCAACTTTTCTTAACAAGCCTCTCAAGGCTGCGGGCGTCCATTTTTCTTGTTACTACCACACTTTTCCATTTCAGTCAACTTTCCATTAATATGTTTTGATGTGCTATATTAATGACCTTCTATGAAAAGTGTCAATATTCCTGCTTGAGAAGAGAATCAGTGATAATCATCTATACAACTGTCCAGTTAGCAGTCTTCTCCATGACTGTGGTTGTGTGTATTAAGTAGGCTGAGTCATTTACAGGTATTTATACTGTTCTTctaatgacttttaaaaaaatctactcGCCATAATTatccaaattaaaacaaacaaaaaaacccagtttGAAACATTGTAGCTTCTGTGAGTCtacaatatataaaattttCATGTGTTGTAACTAACTGATGGGAAATACTGAActtcttttaaatatttgaattttctgAGATGCATCTGGTTAGACACTTCCAAGGTAAAGTGTTTGGGCTGTACTGGAGGAGGCCGGGGGCCAGACAcgggacacactggagagattctCTCTCTCAGCTGGTTTTGGAATGATTTGCCCGAGAGAACCTTTTaaacttctatttttttttttttttctctcacataGATTCTGTTACTGCAGTAGTGGATGCATTTTAAACAcggtttgttttgtgtgtttttgttttttttctactcttggctctgCATGATGTCAGTGAGATGGGGGAAACTCTCATTATGGTCATGTCAGGTACACAGTTCTGGCTTGAGCACAGAAACCTACCCACCTGCTATTCAAATCTTTTCTTTGAGGGAGTTCACTGTGGGGCTGCATCAAGGCCTGGTAGAGGCTATATAGGGATTTTCTTTAATTGTGAGCTAGCTTTTCAAAGCTATTAAGTAGAATgtatttccaaaaaaaaaaaagctgcagatTAGCAGACTGGGTCCACTTTGATGTCAGCTCTAAATGActcaaatatttgattcctcGTGTACTTCATTGTTCAATGCTTTGAAAAGTTCAGGACAAAAATAGATGTGGGAGAAACTGTTCAGAAGCTTTTATTTAATTGGAATTACTTCTCATCTTTAGACTACTTTCATCCTGCTTCTCGATTCTTTGATGAATTATTGATCCATTCTCAACATGTAGCTATGATAAATTGCTGATTCTCACTTTTTCTCCTCAGATGATGTACTTGGGCTCAGGTTTGTGCTGTGTCGGGGCGCTGGCCGGCCTGTCTGCCCAGAGCACCAGTCGCTTGGGGAACGCCCTCGGCATGATGGGAGTGGCAGGGGGCCTTGCTGCCACCCTCGGTGCCCTCAAACCCTCACCGGAGCTGCTGTCTCAGATGTCTCTGGCTATGGCCGGCGGGGGAACCCTGGGTAGGTGGCTCCATGCATTCAACTAAAATGGATATCATGATGTTGTGTTCACTGATGTTTCTTTACTTAAACTGCCCCCCAAAAAACCTCTTGTGCTGCAAAATGCCCACTGTAGCTTCACAGCGCTTctaatttggttttggaacaaCTCAAGCGGTACGGCCTGCTGTTTCATTGGGTCATGTGAAGGAGACTTGCAAATAACGTAGCACCTCAAGGTTTCAgttttcaataaaaaataaattgataaaGTTTGGGCAGGACTCCTCTGAAGTCTAGCAGTTTGTTTCGTTATTAGCTTTGCATGCAGCTCCTCCAGTCTTCTGAAGAAGTATTGCTACTTCATAACATGCATCAATCACCCTGTTGTACATGTTAATCGTAATTTAAGAAGCAGGAAGATGAATGGCAGTGTAATCATCCTAAGAATGCGCACATACACACGGCATTAAGAGCCGCTTAGTTTTCAAGAAAATGCAATTAAATGCTCAACTTTGAACTCCTAGGATTACCTTTTGAAGAACAGGCCCAATAACTAGAAGCAGGTGTCTGCCTTTTAAccatgttttccttctttctttcttcttttttttaaatttcatgttttttcaaTGCCCTAAATGTTTCTAGCAGTCAGACTCTGCCAATGTGCACGAGAAGTTTAGTTCTAGTGTTTGACTttttttggctgctttttaaaaattattattattttttacgtTCTTCATATCTCAACTACAGGTCTGACCATTGCCAAGCGTATTGAAATCTCAGACTTGCCCCAGCTTGTGGCAGCTTTCCACAGCCTTGTGGGCCTGGCGGCTGTTCTCACATGCATTGCCGAGTATATGATTGAGTATCCTCACCTGGATACTCACCCAGCTGCAGGTGTGCTCAAGACTGTGGCTTACCTGGGTACTTACATCGGAGGCGTCACATTCAGTGGATCACTGGTGGCCTATGGCAAGCTTCAAGGTAATCGATCTGACACTAATCTCTCATTTGCACATTGTCAGTCCAGATCTGACCATAGCTCTTCTTATTACACACAAATCTCTATGAAAACACATCAGGTTGTCTGGTCGGCTGCTGATTGTTCCTTTCATCTACTGAAAGCCAAAGATCCCCTCTTAAATCCAGGAGTTTCTGTGTAAGTGTCAGCACTCTCTAATTTGCGCTTTAGGCCGACCAATCAAGAGGAACACATGAGAAGCTCTCTGGTAATTTGTCATGGGAAGGGCAGGCCAGTGACTGGATGGCTGTGGTTGGTAGAGGGTTGCTATCTGATTTGTGGATGAGACAGATGCTCAGACAGCTGATTAGAGGCTTTCGCAGATAAGTCTGAGGGTTCAAATACACCTGACACTGGTTAAAGAAAAGCACGCTCTCTTGTTGTTCCTTTTAACCCCTACAAAAGTGTAAGAACACTTTCTCTTGCCTctctgaaaaatgtgttttttggttgCAGGTCTTTTGAACTCTGCCCCCCTGCTGCTGCCTGGACGGCACATGCTGAATGCCAGTCTGATGGCAGCATCCGTTGGAGGCATGGTGCCCTTTATGCTTAGTTCCAGTTATGGTACTGGCATGGGGTGCCTGCTGGGAGTGTCTGGGCTTTCCACTGTCATGGTGAGTTTGTGACCATTATTAAAGCTGCGAACAGGCAgcaggggggggaaaaaaaaaaaaatggcaacatctctttcagtgaatttacATTTCAGCAGTTGATTTTTAATGTATTGTTTTATCTAAGTTGGAATATGTTAAAatactttgtttgttttctgttttgtttttctgattcAACCTGTCATAGGGTGTAACGCTAACAGCAGCCATCGGAGGCGCTGACATGCCTGTGGTCATTACTGTGCTGAACAGCTACTCTGGATGGGCGCTATGCGCCGAAGGCTTCTTGCTTGACAACAATCTCATGACAATTGTTGGAGCGCTGATTGGCTCCTCTGGTGCAATCCTCTCCTACATCATGTGTGTGGTGAGTAGATGCACATTTCCAGCATTGTGCATGAAGTAAAAGGATACAAACATGTCACTGGGCTGCTTCTTCCTCAAGGCTATGAACCGCTCCCTGCCAAACGTGATCCTGGGCGGGTACGGCACCACCTCAACATTGGGTGGTAAGCCCATGGAGATTGTTGGCACTCACACTGAGGTCAATGTGGACCAAACCATTGACATAATCAAAGAGGCCAACAACATCATCATTACCCCAGGTACACACTGTTTTACAGATGTCTTGAAGCAAAGATGAGGAATGTAATTTTCAGCTTTGTCGTTGGTTGGTTGGAaaaagtgaaactgtgaaactgaTCTTTTATCAGTTTGTTTCATTTAATGTAGGTACCTATATTACCACAATAGTACCCCACTTGTAAGTGACTGTATTGAGTTATTAGGTTGCACTATCTAGTGTGATTAGCAGTGTATCCAACCATCCAAAAGCAATGGACAGTgtacaagagaggtgaagaaaagggtgcaggcagggtggagcagGTGGAGATTTAGGATGGTGGAAAGACTGAGGTGATTTTTGACACAAAGATAGCAGCAGGAGTGAAATgaaaggtttacaagatggtagagGGACCTGCTATGATTTATGGTTTGGAGAAATAGGAAGTGTAAATGGAGttggcagagctgaagatgcttAAACTTTCATTAGGAATTTTCATTGGGTACATCAGAGGAATAGGGCGggttgagcagtttggaaaCAAAGTTGGAGTCGCAAAGCTGATATAGTTCGGAGATGGGCAAAAGAGGAATGGTGGATATACTGGaaaaaggatgttgaagatggagctaccgggcaagaggaaaagagaaagaccacagagaagattcatggatgtagtgaagaaggacatgcagagggtggGTGTGACAGACGAGGATGCTGGGGATGGGGTGAGATAGAGGCAGATGAATTGCCGTGGTGACcactaaagggagcagctgaaaggagaagagagagggagagcgagagagagaagaagaatcCTGTGTCATCATGTAGGATCAAGTGAATGAAGaccctagtcgtaaaagcctagaGGTTAGGCAGTGACTTCCTGGCAGCTAcaggttgctagggaaaaatgtgctgtgccgttttatttttgtttggttttttttccccaacctGCTGGTGAAAACCTTGCGCTGCTCTTATAGTTAATGGTGGCAAAACATGAGTGACCACTGCAATCTAATGACCAAAGCTATTCTAAGGAGGGTTTTGGTGTAACACCCTGTTTGATTGGGGAGGGATTCCAGGTTGCCACTGGGTGAAATAGGTTGCAGTGAATGAAGAATTGGCTGAGGTGAAGGTTAGCAGATAGATATATAGCCACCTATAACGGCATCCATGTGTTAATGAAGCCATGTCTTTAAGCTCCAATATTAAATTTAAACAGATGAGTTAAAATGGAGAATGGAGACAAAgtgtttttgtatgtttatTTCTTTGGGTTAGCTTCAAATGGCCATCTAAGAAACTGTTTTTGGCACTCCAACAGTGGTTTCAGgtgtgttgtgttatcagtggTTAATTAAGCCTTTAGCAGACATGAAGAGCAGGTAGCAAGTTGGATAAAACGGTGCTTCACCCAAGTTTCCTCATTTTTGAAGTCCTTAGCTATAAGTTGTTTcatctgggggaaaaaaacacttttagagCAGCACAAAAAATTATGTAAACTGATAGAAACTGTTAAAATTTGGCCTAAAGCCAGCTTGCAATCAGTGCATTGGAAGAATGCTCCACCATGATTTATATTTTCTTCAAAGCTCAGCTACTTTTGTCATTTGCCACTTTGTCTGTAAGCAAATTTTGGTGGAAGCTTTAAATCTTCTACATAAGAAgtagaaaaacttttttttttttttcccagttgaGGGTGGAGATGGTGCTGGAAACAGATGGAGCCCTTTAGAGACAGGTGCAGACAGGTGTAGAAAGAAGCTTGGACTAACATAAGAGATTTAAATGGAGCACAACTTGTATATTGGTGCTCCTGTCAGTAGATGGCGTGGAGTCCAAACGTCATTTTTCAGATCATCAGTTTAGATCAGTACCATCATCTATCTCCCACATAACTGCTTTCACCtgaccaaaaaaaccaaacaaaaaaagttgcTCTGTCAGATCAAAAACAGCTCTGGGAAAGCCCAAATGTTTTGCAGAGTACTTGGAAATGGCCAGAATCAGGCATCTGATGGTAGCGTTTTCATTAAACTCAGAATGCTAAACTGTAGTGACCACAAGAGGGAGTAGTTTGTTCACAAACTGTCCACAGGGCCTAAATAATGGTGGTTTGGATTTCAGAGTGTGAGATAATGCCCACATCATGATTTATTAAGCAGAAAAAGCCAGACTTGTCTGACAAATGAGTAGTTGTTGAACGGCCTGTGCGAGAGGAACCACTCCGTGTAGCTTGGATACCAGgattgctgtttttttccaaTGGCTCCGAATCGGTGCAGAGACAGCTGTGTGGTCGAACATGCTGGTTTGATTagagaaacagtgaaaaatcaTAAGGGCTATTCGGTCCAGACTCTCCATGTGCTGTCAACAACAAAGCATGGCAGTGAGGAAACAGAAGGCTCCGGCTGTCTGGGGAATTATAGAAGATACAGGATACAAGTCACTGGCTTGGAAAAACTCGATTAGGGGTAATGCTGAACTCTAGAAGGTACCTGACCACCAGGGTTAAGGAGGGGTTATGCAGACAGAGGGTAACTAGCTCTTTGCACGCAGGGGACCCCAAAGCACACCACACATGCAAAAGTTTTCCTTAGAAAAATGTCTCTCAGACTTTTGACTGCTATGATTTAACACAGAGAGGAGTCTTGTGGtggtggaggacaaaagaaggaATGAAGGGTGATGAATATGTGGCTTTACTGTTGTCCTGCAGGACTGCTGTGCctgtcatttaaaaatgaacaatAGCTGTGAAATGCTTATCTATGACCAGGCACCCATCCAATAAAAGAAAAGCTGTTTGACAGGAGACTCAAGCAACCTAAGGGGATTATGGAGTCTCTAGATAGGATATAACCATTATATTCCTACTAAGTTCAAGAGGCCAATTTGCTCAGCTATTGCAAGTTTCTATATTTATGTTGTTAGGTTGGGGTCTGTGTGCAGCCAAAGCCCAGTATCCTATTGCAGATATGGTGAAGATGCTGAAGGAACAAGGCAAGACTGTGAGGTGAGTTtgtgcgcgcacacacgcacacacacacggcagGACATTCTTTTATCAATGTGTGTGACAGGTTTTCAGTGAAAAATCAGTGATGTGCTGTAACATCTCCAACAGGTTTGGCATCCACCCAGTGGCCGGTCGTATGCCCGGCCAGCTGAACGTACTCTTGGCCGAGGCTGGCGTTCCCTATGACGTGGTCCTGGAGATGGATGAGATCAATGACGACTTCCCAGGcaagctccttttttaaaaataaattctaGAAAGATCTGTTTTATTTACCGTTACACGGCTGTCACTTTGGCAGGGAGGCGTTGGATTCAATTACTTGATCGGTGACTTGTAATAAACGCATCCTTTCCTTTTCATCTGTGCTTTAAGTGGCCACATGTTGTGTCTGGATACTTGGATGTGCCAAGTTATTAGGACAACACTCATTGTTTTCTTAGCAACCAGGCACGCAGGCTGACACACATGGTTCTGTTTATGGTGGAGGGAGATTAGTGCAGCGCTGGAGTTTCTGAGTTCATCTGCCTTGTGCGTAAACGTGTAAATGTTATGACCCACAGAGACAGACTTGACGCTGGTCATCGGTGCCAATGACACGGTGAATTCGGCGGCACAAGAAGATCCCAACTCTATAATTGCTGGCATGCCTGTCCTGGAGGTGTGGAAGTCCAAACAGGTTGGTCTACCTTTATTagatgaaatgtgtttgatgatatGGTaccaaaataagaaaaatcgAACCATATACCACCTTCTTTTCTTACTATTTCCACCAGGTGATAGTGATGAAGCGTACTTTGGGCGTGGGCTACGCTGCAGTAGATAACCCCATTTTCTACAAGCCCAACACATCGATGTTGCTGGGAGATGCCAAGAAGACTTGCGACAGTCTGCAAGCAAAGATCCGAGAGACCTACTACTAAATACAGCTCATTACTGCTGTGTACAATTGTTAAGAACTtaaaagttattacaatttttggCATTTCAGATACTTATTTTAAGAAAACAAGTTTATTGGGTCTGCAACAAATGTGATTACAGCAGAACAAACGTCATTGTGCACTAATTtgtaaattaaaatgtttaaatgtatcAGAAATCCCTTTCTTTGTACTACTACATACTCTACACTGTTGTCCAttcatgcattttaaaaaaaaaaaaaaaaaaaaagtcattcgagttcaaaaactaaaaattatttttctgcataatcaGAATCGATAAACATAAAAACCCCATCTCACTGTCTGTTATTCCAAGTTACTCATTTTGATCTGTTCATTATCCACGACTTTAAATTACGAATCCATCCATTTTAATAGCTTCTTATTCTATCCCCCACTGTGACCCTGAACAGGTTTTCAAACAGAGAGCCGACCATTAAGGTTTTCATCCACAACCAGAGGCAAATTATGATCGACACATAATGAGATGCATGTTTTGGGGTCGTTGGAAGGCAGAGCACCTGAATGTTGCATTTATATCGTCGCTTCAGCTACAGTTCGATGTCTTTTGGTCTGTCCTCACAGGAAACCTCAGCATTTTCCCGCAGAGGTTTTAGCTTTGTTAACAATCGAGTGCAGGTAGGAGTAGAAGAAGAGAAGGTTGTCGTATTCTCCGCTGTACTCCTCGTCGAGGCAATGCTCGTGGAAGTCCATGAGAAAGTAATATATGGCTTCGATAGTAGCTAGATAACTGTCCGGCTTGCCCTTTTGATGACGCCAGAAACACGTTTTTCTCATCTTCAACTCTACCTGGAGCAAATCTGGGGGAGAAACACGTCAGTCACAACATCGTGAGATCATGGTAAATTCAATTGTGGGTGAATAATCACCAGCAGTCAAGAGTTCTTTGGAAACCCACTCAAATGCAATCTTTCATGATTACCTTGCAGTCTCTCGTCTGTGCTGATCTTATTGGTCTGGTTCCATGTGCTGTCAATGAAGACCACCCTCTGGAGGGGATCCACCTTTGACACAGAGCTTTTTGCTTCATCTGGCGTCCCCGACTCTGAGCTCTCGGAGGTGCACGTGGAACCTTGAACTTGCTCAGTCTTTAACCTCTTTCTGCACGGTTCATCAGAGAAGTCGTGTGACCTGTCATGTAAACACTTCATCATGTCTTGAACTGAGACGGCCCTCGGACCAGGGAATACCAACACCACCTGGAGCGAGCGAAGACGGAGAGGAACGCCATCATGCAAACTGTGCTAGGGCACAAAATATGTGTCTCGAACACATGTTTTTACAGTGGGGTGATTTATAAAAGGCTAAATTTAGGAAGCAGAAAACAGGATGTAAACTGTTTGACAGGTGAGGGATAAAgttgaaaaagtgaaaacactAAATCAGttgatttaaataaatgagaaggcaagaagaaaaacaatacaaatgtATGGCTTGTGGACGAAACTCATTCAGCTGAAATAACAATCTGATTGCATAAGTGCTGTGAGGTTTGAACTGAAGAATGAAGCTGCAGCAAATAAATCTACATCTTTTAGAAATGTTTCACCAGACATTCAAACAGACAAGAGAAGAACAAACAAGACTACAAAATGCAAAAGATAAGCATTTACAATTTGACTTTAGTGGAGAGCAACAGTTTCAGAACACACTGTTAAATTAGATTCCTGCATTAAAATAGAAATGAGTTGATGCAACACAGTAAAGAGGATTATTTAAGcaacaataaagaaaaagactAATAGATGACAAAGAAAATGCTAAGTCCGTGATATCAGACATTAGTTCAAAACTAGTAAAAGCAACTGCATAATAAATGCTCTCAACTACTTCCATTTGTTTTAGTGTAAAGTAAATTCCGAAAGGgaaccaaaaaagacaaaaaggggaGTGGCTTAACAAGCCAAAAAACCCATTCCCCTCAAAATGGTCAGGTATAAAGACTGGACTAAAAAattgagtgaaaaagcagccaaaatccaaagacaaactttgaacgaccttcagaaagcctgaagaactattgctcaataacaacaaaaaacccttaCTTTCTTCttggaagaaaaataataaatggtgagtgactcaagacttttgtatAGTGAACTCGGTGAAACACACGGGCACAGCTCCTTTGCGCAATCACCTTTCCTCAGTTTGCTATGGTGGGCTGTgtgtaatgtttttgtcactaaGAAAGTTTTTAAACTTCCAGTGATTCAAACCTCTGGATTGGATGAAAATAACAGTTTGCACGATGACTTTTAGTTCTCAAAGCTTTTAAGGCTTCTTGGTACTAAATAGACTGAAAAGTCCAAAAACTACATATGCCGCCCTGCTCTTTATATTATACACTCAACAAGCCATCCAGCAGGCCTGATGGGATCTTTTGGCGCGCCGTTCTGGCCTGCAGGCCATATGTTTGACACTCATGGATTAGTAAATGAGAGAAAATCACTTTTGATGATCAATTTAACCTCTGTTTCCAAACAAAACATGCCACATGCTTTTCTCTGTGTTGTGTCATAGAAAACTGAATATGTTATTTGACTGAGTAGTGAAAACAAGACAAGTGAAGATACAAAAAAGTTTTCTGGGAAGTAATTTCCAGATGAATCAATCATAAACGTAATCGTTAGCTGAAGCCACACAAGGTACAAGGCAGACAGCATGTTTTACAGTTAAATGAACTCCATTCTTTTAGGATAAAAACCACAACTACAAGGATAAAGAAGAACTAACCTTATCTTTTTGGTACTCAGGTATGCAGGGGTAAGTATATATTGTGACGTCACTGGGTGCAAGAATCTTGGCGTGGATGGCAGTGCTCTTGCCATCTGTCTCGTTGGGATGCTTGATGATGTCTATCTTCACAGGAAGCTGAGTGTAACACACAGTGTGTACAGTCAGGTCGAGGGGAGAGTTGGATTTCAGCAGCATCATGTcaaaaaatgtaactttaaataataaaaaaaggcaTTTTGCAACTAATTAAGACAATGGTGAAGGTCTCTGTTAAAAGACAAAGCAGGTGAGTCCTAACCTCCTACAAACCTTTACTGTGGGGACATCTTGCAGGCTCATGCCCACTAAGGAGCAGCATGTGTAGCAGAAGAACATCCTCGAGCCTCCACATTTAGAGCACTTTAACCTGCCCCTTTGCTGTGCTTCCTCCAGCACTGCATGTGATGCCAATTTGAGCCCTTGGAGCTGCTGACTGGGAAGCTCACGGGAGTCGGATGAATCAGAGGCCAGTGTTTTTTCCCGGCAACTGGGATGATGACGCTGGTCCTTATCCAGGCCGCTCATTTTTGCTCTGTTGACAGACTTGTCTTGGAGCACAAGTACACTCATAGCTGATGAAGAATAACAGAGCAAATAATGCCAATATTAGCAGACATAAATAATCCAACATTTACAAAGACTTAAACTCATAGGACACAATAACATGGAAAAAGCTAGTTATGGAGCTAAGAGTTCATTAATTGTGCGTGACTGGCAATGATTAGATTAGAAAATTTGTTGCTGTGATAGTACGGTGCAGCTTGAATGCTTTTCATtataaaa from the Oreochromis niloticus isolate F11D_XX linkage group LG1, O_niloticus_UMD_NMBU, whole genome shotgun sequence genome contains:
- the dtwd1 gene encoding tRNA-uridine aminocarboxypropyltransferase 1 isoform X1, with protein sequence MAMSVLVLQDKSVNRAKMSGLDKDQRHHPSCREKTLASDSSDSRELPSQQLQGLKLASHAVLEEAQQRGRLKCSKCGGSRMFFCYTCCSLVGMSLQDVPTVKLPVKIDIIKHPNETDGKSTAIHAKILAPSDVTIYTYPCIPEYQKDKVVLVFPGPRAVSVQDMMKCLHDRSHDFSDEPCRKRLKTEQVQGSTCTSESSESGTPDEAKSSVSKVDPLQRVVFIDSTWNQTNKISTDERLQDLLQVELKMRKTCFWRHQKGKPDSYLATIEAIYYFLMDFHEHCLDEEYSGEYDNLLFFYSYLHSIVNKAKTSAGKC
- the dtwd1 gene encoding tRNA-uridine aminocarboxypropyltransferase 1 isoform X2, with the protein product MSVLVLQDKSVNRAKMSGLDKDQRHHPSCREKTLASDSSDSRELPSQQLQGLKLASHAVLEEAQQRGRLKCSKCGGSRMFFCYTCCSLVGMSLQDVPTVKLPVKIDIIKHPNETDGKSTAIHAKILAPSDVTIYTYPCIPEYQKDKVVLVFPGPRAVSVQDMMKCLHDRSHDFSDEPCRKRLKTEQVQGSTCTSESSESGTPDEAKSSVSKVDPLQRVVFIDSTWNQTNKISTDERLQDLLQVELKMRKTCFWRHQKGKPDSYLATIEAIYYFLMDFHEHCLDEEYSGEYDNLLFFYSYLHSIVNKAKTSAGKC